From Falco cherrug isolate bFalChe1 chromosome 4, bFalChe1.pri, whole genome shotgun sequence, one genomic window encodes:
- the GOLGA4 gene encoding golgin subfamily A member 4 isoform X2, with protein MMYTGIYTTKDLAVLKKSPRKYQTALQLPHWVPSKSPPPTGNRSRTSSFTDQNDEGTLTPDKENLSKQPLPRSTENYGSGPASPQLSDTQSFTQRLQLRVPSMESLFRSPVKESLFRSSSKESLVRTSSRDSLNRLDLDAAGPTFDPPSDIESETEEPPGNVDSLSKEQLLQRLRRMERSLGNYRGKYSELVSAYQVIQREKKKLQGILSQSQDKALRRIGELREELQMDQQAKKHLQEEFDASLEEKDQLISVLQTQVSLLKQRLQSGQIGTELPDPNIQSEPQVQSPTKEISTENTVEPGSNEGNEDSAKTLETLNQRVKRQENLLQRCKEMIRSHKERCTQLTNEKEALQEQLEERLQELEKMKDLHMAEKTKLITQLRDAKDLIEQLEQDKGMVIAETKRQMHETLEMKEEEIAQLRARIKQITTKGEELKEQKEKSERAAFEELERALSIAQKTEEARKKLQAEMDEKIKAVEKASEEERVNLQRELTRVKQEVVEIMKKSSEERVAELEKFHKEEMATKDQELNERLQAQEKAFQEKMKAALEKNQSECLKTLQEQEQQESLALEELELQKKAIQLECDKKVQKMHQEVETFRTRILELESSLAKYSQDDRKQSEELSTLMESEKKQHNKEINDMVEKHKKELENMKQQQEKLWTEKLQILKQQQVTEIEKMREKQEREIDTILKEKETAFCAHIEEMNEKTLEKLDVKQTELEALSSELSEALKIRHDLEQELSELNSKMCETKQELEGRLEEERKGHNKEVEELLKEHEMSVQSIEKVLGEELNKLKQSLEEKDRYLGELKAHEQKLKESAERSEAELVQVSAKLDELSESHRSTSNEQAKIYEEELAKLQQKLAGLEGEKLQLSERLERAESQLNEVRNELEAYISQVCDLKQHLQEQSNENTQKVTSLTQQYECQLKDLQREADETKRSLTEKENEIEDMKKLQNKQMEELKQKLLAAEERITALQGEYESKLKRQENKMEKIKQKSKDMQETFKKKLAEQEAKLKKELENTQLEFSQKESEFNAKMLEMAHASSAGINDAVSKLESNQKEQLESLAEAHRRELEEITQSWETKLSQQVEELQEKHEMELQEKEQEVGDLKQKLATVSAEKEGSQTEITRLKEEQVKREESLKELQEQLRQSVAKVNALSGKESDMKTQLKKLESDLDQSLKEQSGLQEQLSKQKAVEEKDKAKISELADTLKTLEEKLQIVQSSQHKDHENYEKKIEAIQLKETEFKRQAGELAAQLDAYWKNAEALLQTKSNELIEKCCEKIGVVTRRIADCEHRTAKVKEAVLIKASKILELEAQLREVTEHHSVARTSLQKSMQQLQEKDNLITSMRADIEGLVTEKEQLQKEGGHQQQAASEKETCITQLRKELSENINAVTSMREELQEKESEISALNKTINDLSVRLESTVSLTEKEAAMALLSKQHQEVQLQLLNQVQELSSRVETLSQEKASALEQADHCTAELSEWKMKAQTRFTQNHDTIKELQSKLELSNTEANKKDEELNKLKEQLAKQSENLDSLKSELEQKQSRREKQESELTAKLKNQAARIAELEEHVAQKTSENDSLMEELKRYNEQKDTQQKEVAWQLQQAEKVAFEKDNRFKEAEEKVLYLEKQIDSLKAEFEAKEREFHHTKSALLKSKEEELKELEERLNAESSTKLADLKKKAEQKIGSIKKQLISQAEEKEQQFKQEKENQLKDLEQKVQEREAKIESLEEKMKSTRDPTELEKEMLQKVESVKAAVEQEKNTMLEGVRQTYEEKMHVLQKGLTGKDELLQKYEKELQESNDFHLELQNKQGELLKKLECIEQSHREEQSRTESLRKELEEQTKKYSLLADEHARCGGDLASSKEELKAKEQKQFDMENIIGDLQKKLQEKEAVSQSLEQKIKELENNLAKENEVHKIEMDDKSLRYEEKLKSLQQQLDERNDSLKACEENAEEKAKSGLELQQLLGDMQNQQKDLQTKLEETEREKQKLRKEVNNLQKDLRALRKEHQQELDIVKKESLEEMEQKIRCEQEDIELKHNSTLKQLMREFNTQLAQKERELETAVKEAISKAQEVETELIENHHVETTQLHKKIAEKDDDLKRTVKKYEEILEAREEEMTAKVHELQAQLENLQKEYKQRLAEEEHWNSEKVTITDLQAQLAQKTTLVNDSKLKEQEFKEQIHVLEDRLKNYEKNMYVTSVGTPYRDGNLHHTDVSLFGEPTEFEYLRKVLFEYMMGRETKTMAKVITTVLKFPADQTQKILEREDARPLAVDVHRVLIYTVNQVVQ; from the exons GTCCCATCCAAATCCCCTCCACCAACTGGCAACAGAAGCAGGACATCTTCGTTTACAGATCAGAATGATGAAGGCACCTTAACACCAGACAAAGAG AACTTGAGTAAACAACCGCTCCCCAGATCCACAGAAAACTATGGCAGTGGACCTGCCTCCCCACAG CTAAGTGACACTCAGTCTTTCACCCAGAGGCTTCAGCTCCGAGTTCCCTCCATGGAGTCTTTGTTTCGAAGCCCAGTAAAAGAGTCCCTGTTCCGCTCTTCTTCTAAGGAGTCCCTGGTACGAACTTCCTCAAGAGACTCATTGAATCGACTGGACTTGGATGCAGCTGGTCCCACCTTTGATCCACCATCAGACATTGAAAGTGAAACAGAAGAGCCGCCGGGCAATGTGGACAGCCTCAGCAAAGAGCAGTTGCTGCAGCGACTGCGCAGAATGGAGCGCAGTTTGGGCAACTATAGGGGAAAATACTCAGAG ctAGTGTCTGCTTACCAAGTTATCCAGCGGGAGAAGAAGAAGCTACAG ggcatTCTGAGTCAAAGTCAGGATAAAGCACTTCGCAGGATCGGAGAACTAAGAGAG GAGCTTCAGATGGATCAACAAGCTAAGAAACATCTCCAAGAGGAATTTGATGCTTCCTTGGAAGAAAAGGATCAACTTATTAGTGTCCTTCAAACTCAG GTGTCGTTGCTGAAACAGAGGTTACAGAGTGGTCAGATAGGCACTGAATTGCCTGATCCAAATATCCAATCTGAACCACAAGTTCAAAGTCCAACAAAAGAAATCAGTACAGAAAACACTGTGGAACCAGGAAGCAATG AGGGTAATGAAGATTCTGCTAAAACACTGGAAACGCTTAATCAGAGGGTGAAGCGCCAAGAGAACTTGCTGCAACGTTGTAAGGAGATGATCCGGTCACATAAGGAGCGCTGCACACAGTTAACCAATGAGAAAGAGGCACTTCAAGAACAGTTAGAAGAGAGGCTTCAGGAACTGGAGAAAATGAAG gACCTTCACATGGCTGAGAAGACTAAACTGATTACACAGCTGCGGGATGCCAAGGATTTGATTGAGCAGCTAGAACAAGACAAG GGCATGGTAATTGCAGAGACAAAGCGACAAATGCATGAAACATTGGAAatgaaggaggaggagataGCCCAACTGCGTGCTCGGATCAAACAAATAACTACAAAAGGCGAGgaattaaaagaacagaaagaaaaatctgaaagagcTG cttttgaaGAGCTTGAGAGGGCTCTGAGTATTGCACAAAAGACAGAGGAAGCCCGGAAAAAATTACAGGcagaaatggatgaaaaaatcaaagcagtagAAAAGGCAAGTGAGGAAGAGAGGGTAAATCTTCAGCGGGAGTTAACCAGAGTGAAACAAGAGGTGGTTGAGATTATGAAG AAGTCTTCAGAGGAGCGTGTTGCTGAACTAGAAAAATTCCATAAAGAGGAAATGGCTACCAAAGATCAAGAGCTAAATGAGCGATTACAGGCCCAAGAAAAGGCGTTCCAGGAGAAGATGAAGGCAGCTCTC gaaaaaaatcagagtgaGTGTTTAAAAACCCTTCAAGAACAAGAGCAGCAAGAATCCCTAGCCTTAGAAGAATTagagctgcagaagaaagcaatacAGTTAGAGTGTGACAAGAAAGTTCAGAAGATGCATCAAGAAGTAGAGACTTTTAGAACT AGGATTCTTGAACTGGAAAGCTCTCTTGCAAAGTATTCACAAGATGACAGAAAGCAGTCGGAGGAATTAAGTACTCTGATGgagtctgaaaaaaagcagcacaataaGGAAATTAATGATATGGttgaaaaacacaagaaagaatTGGAGAAcatgaaacagcagcaggaaaagctttGGACAGAAAAACTTCAAATCTTAAAGCAGCAACAAGtaactgaaatagaaaaaatgagagagaaacaAGAGCGAGAGATAGATacaattttgaaagagaaagaaacagctttctgtgCACACATAGAAGAGATGAATGAAAAAACGTTAGAAAAACTAGATGTGAAACAAACAGAATTAGAAGCGCTATCTTCTGAGCTAtcagaagcactgaaaatacGTCATGATTTAGAACAAGAGCTCTCAGAATTGAACAGCAAAATGtgtgaaacaaagcaagaaTTGGAAGGGAGGttggaagaggagaggaaagggcaCAACAAAGAGGTTGAAGAGTTGTTAAAAGAGCACGAAATGTCTGTTCAAAGCATTGAGAAGGTACTCGGAGAGGAGCTCAACAAACTCAAGCAATCGTTGGAGGAGAAAGACAGATATCTGGGGGAACTAAAAGCACATGAACAGAAACTAAAGGAATCTGCAGAAAGATCTGAAGCTGAACTTGTTCAAGTGTCTGCAAAGCTAGATGAGCTTTCAGAGTCTCATCGGAGTACATCTAATGAGCAGGCAAAGATTTATGAAGAGGAATTagcaaagctgcagcaaaaGCTGGCAGGTCTTGAAGGTGAAAAACTGCAGCTTAGTGAACGCCTAGAAAGAGCTGAATCCCAGCTGAATGAAGTCAGGAATGAGTTGGAGGCATACATCTCTCAGGTATGTGACCTGAAACAGCATTTGCAAGagcaaagcaatgaaaatacacaaaaagtAACCTCTCTGACACAACAATATGAATGTCAACTGAAGGATCTACAAAGAGAGGCTGATGAGACAAAGAGAAGTCtaactgagaaggaaaatgaaattgaagACATGAAGAAGTTACAGAACAAGCAAATGGAAGAGCTTAAACAGAAACTTTTAGCTGCAGAGGAGAGAATTACTGCTTTGCAAGGAGAATATGAAAGTAAACTAAAACGTCAGGAgaacaaaatggagaaaattaaacagaaatcaaaagatATGCAGGAAACTTTCAAAAAGAAACTTGCTGAGCAGGAAGCTAAACTAAAAAAAGAGCTTGAGAACACGCAGTTGGAATTTAGTCAGAAAGAGAGTGAATTCAATGCTAAAATGTTGGAAATGGCacatgccagctctgctggaatCAATGATGCTGTATCAAAACTGGAATCTAATCAGAAAGAGCAGCTAGAGAGTCTCGCCGAGGCTCATAGGAGGGAGTTGGAAGAAATTACCCAGAGTTGGGAAACCAAACTCAGTCAGCAGGTTGAAGAGCTCCAGGAAAAACATGAGATGGAACTGCAAGAGAAAGAGCAGGAGGTTGGAGACCTGAAACAGAAACTTGCCACTGTTAGCGCTGAGAAGGAGGGCTCCCAAACAGAAATTACCCGTCTGAAGGAAGAACAGGTGAAAAGGGAGGAGTCCCTGAAGGAATTGCAAGAACAACTAAGGCAGTCAGTGGCCAAGGTGAATGCTTTGTCAGGCAAGGAGAGTGACATGAAAACACAGTTGAAAAAATTGGAAAGTGATCTTGATCAGTCCCTGAAAGAGCAGTCAGGACTTCAGGAACAGCTCAGCAAGCAGAAAGCAGTtgaagaaaaggacaaagcCAAAATTTCCGAGCTGGCTGATACACTGAAAACACTTGAAGAGAAACTCCAAATCGTGCAGTCATCTCAGCACAAAGATCATGaaaattatgagaaaaaaatagaggcAATTCAGCTAAAAGAAACTGAGTTtaaaaggcaggcaggagaacTTGCAGCCCAGTTAGATGCTTATTGGAAGAATGCTGAAGCTTTAttgcaaacaaaaagcaatgaattaattgaaaaatgctgtgaaaaaatTGGTGTAGTAACAAGAAGAATCGCAGATTGCGAGCACCGAACTGCGAAAGTTAAAGAAGCAGTGTTAATTAAAGCAAGTAAGATTCTTGAACTAGAAGCTCAACTTCGAGAAGTTACAGAGCATCATTCTGTTGCAAGGACTTCTTTGCAAAAGTCAATGCAACAGTTGCAAGAGAAGGACAATTTGATTACGTCCATGAGAGCTGACATTGAAGGCCTtgtaacagaaaaggaacaatTGCAAAAAGAGGGAGGGCATCAGCAGCAAGCAGCATCCGAAAAAGAAACTTGCATAACACAGCTGAGGAAAGAGTTATCGGAAAATATCAATGCTGTCACCTCAATGAGGGAGGAACTCCAGGAAAAAGAATCTGAGATCTCTGCTCTCAACAAAACAATCAATGACCTTAGTGTTAGACTTGAAAGTACAGTAAGTTtaacagagaaggaagcagcCATGGCTCTGTTAAGCAAGCAACATCAAGAGGTTCAGTTGCAGTTGTTAAACCAGGTACAGGAGTTATCGTCCAGAGTTGAGACACTGAGTCAAGAAAAAGCGTCAGCTCTTGAGCAAGCAGATCATTGCACAGCCGAGCTGTCAGAGTGGAAGATGAAAGCACAAACCAGATTTACACAAAATCATGATACTATTAAAGAATTGCAGAGCAAACTTGAATTAAGCAATACTGAAGCCaataaaaaagatgaagagCTAAATAAACTGAAGGAGCAGCTGGCTAAACAAAGCGAGAATCTTGATAGTTTAAAAAGTGAATtggaacaaaagcaaagcaggagggAAAAGCAAGAGAGTGAGCTAACAGCAAAGTTAAAAAACCAAGCAGCAAGAATTGCTGAACTAGAAGAACATGTTGCtcagaaaacttcagaaaatgattCTTTGATGGAGGAACTTAAAAGGTATAATGAACAAAAAGACACACAGCAGAAAGAGGTAGCTTGGCAACTCCAGCAGGCAGAGAAGGTGGCTTTTGAAAAGGATAATAGATTTAAGGAGGCTGAAGAAAAAGTGCTTTATCTTGAGAAGCAAATAGATTCACTGAAAGCTGAATTTGAAGCAAAAGAGAGGGAATTTCATCACACGAAGTCAGCGCTACTTAAAAGCAAAGAGGAGGAACTGAAAGAATTAGAAGAGAGACTGAATGCAGAGAGCAGTACTAAGCTGGCAGATCTGAAAAAGAAGGCAGAGCAAAAAATCGGTTCTATTAAAAAGCAATTGATATCTCAGGCggaagaaaaggaacagcaatttaagcaagagaaagaaaatcagttaaAAGACTTAGAACAAAAAGTGCAGGAGAGAGAGGCCAAAATTGAGtccttggaagaaaaaatgaagtcaaCAAGAGATCCCACAGAACTGgagaaagaaatgctgcaaaaagtAGAGAGTGTAAAAGCTGCTgtagaacaagaaaaaaatactatgcTTGAGGGTGTCCGACAGACATACGAAGAGAAAATGCACGTGTTACAGAAGGGCTTAACTGGAAAAGATGAATTGTTGCAGAAGTATGAAAAGGAACTACAAGAGAGTAATGACTTTCATTTagaactgcaaaacaaacaggGAGAACTCCTTAAAAAACTTGAATGCATTGAGCAGAGCCATcgggaggagcagagcaggactgAAAGCCTCAGGAAAGAACTTGAGgagcaaaccaaaaaatactCATTGTTAGCAGATGAGCATGCACGTTGCGGTGGTGATTTAGCAAGCAGTAAGGAAGAATTAAAAgctaaagaacaaaaacaatttGATATGGAGAATATAATTGGAGACTTGCAGAAAAAATTGCAGGAAAAGGAGGCAGTCAGTCAGTCTTTAGAACAGAAGATAAAAGAGTTGGAGAATAATCTAGCGAAGGAGAATGAAGTGCATAAGATTGAGATGGATGATAAGAGTTTGAGATAcgaagaaaaactaaaaagttTACAGCAACAACTGGATGAAAGAAATGACAGTCTGAAAGCTTGTGAGGAAAACGCTGAAGAAAAGGCTAAATCTGGTTTGGAGCTGCAGCAGTTACTAGGTGATATGCAGAACCAGCAGAAGGACTTGCAAACTAAACTGGAAGAGACTGAaagggagaaacagaaactaCGCAAAGAAGTGAATAATCTTCAAAAAGACTTACGTGCTCTGCGAAAAGAACATCAGCAAGAGCTTGACATAGTAAAGAAGGAGTCCTTAGAAGAAATGGAGCAGAAAATCAG atgtGAACAAGAAGACATTGAGTTAAAGCACAACTCCACCTTAAAGCAATTAATGAGAGAGTTCAATACTCAGCTGGctcaaaaagaaagagaactggAAACAGCAGTAAAAGAAGCTATCA gtaAAGCTCAGGAGGTAGAGACTGAATTGATAGAAAATCACCATGTAGAGACAACACAGCTGcacaaaaaaattgctgaaaaagACGATGATCTGAAAAGAACtgtgaaaaaatatgaagaaatccTTGAG